The Dehalococcoidia bacterium genome contains the following window.
CGTCGTTGACGGCACGGGCCACGTCCTGTGGCTCGACCACGGTGCCGGAGCGCGGGTTGGGCATCAGGCCGCGCGGGCCAAGCACACGGCCGAGGCGGCCGACCTTGCCCATCAGGTCGCGCACGGCCAGCGCCACGTCGAAGTCGGTCCAGCCGCCCTGGATCTGGGCGATCAGCTCATCGCTGCCCACAAAATCGGCGCCGGCTTCCTGCGCTATGCGGGCAGCCTCGCCTTCGGCAAAGACGAGCACGCGCACCGTCTTGCCCAGGCCGTGGGGCAGGAGCGCCGTACCGCGCACCTGCTGGTCGGCATGGCGCGGGTCCAGGCCGGTGCGCAGGTGCACCTCGACGGTTTCGTCAAACTTGGCGAAGTGCGCCTGCCTGGCAAGCTTGATCCCCTCCTCGGGGCTGTAGAGCTTGCCGCGGTCGACGAGCTTCGCGACCTCCACGTACTTCCTGCCGCGCTTCGGCATGGCCCAAACCTCCTGCGGGCGCCGCGCTCCGGCGGCCATCCCTCCCTCTCGCCCGGATGATTAGATGGGCGGAGGTACTGCGTGCTGCGGGGCTGGTGCGGACCCTCATCCTCACCCCCGTCTCATTCCTCTGGTC
Protein-coding sequences here:
- the rplA gene encoding 50S ribosomal protein L1, whose protein sequence is MPKRGRKYVEVAKLVDRGKLYSPEEGIKLARQAHFAKFDETVEVHLRTGLDPRHADQQVRGTALLPHGLGKTVRVLVFAEGEAARIAQEAGADFVGSDELIAQIQGGWTDFDVALAVRDLMGKVGRLGRVLGPRGLMPNPRSGTVVEPQDVARAVNDARQGRVEFRLDRTALMHVPIGKVSFDESALLGNMATLVQAIVQAKPSGAKGQYIRSITVTTTMGPGIHLDLTPTLALQSQ